From Microtus ochrogaster isolate Prairie Vole_2 chromosome 17, MicOch1.0, whole genome shotgun sequence:
tactggatcttgagaaaggtggtttcctaattttctgagaaatcgccacactgacatccaaaggggctgtaccagcttgNNNNNNNNNNNNNNNNNNNNNNNNNNNNNNNNNNNNNNNNNNNNNNNNNNNNNNNNNNNNNNNNNNNNNNNNNNNNNNNNNNNNNNNNNNNNNNNNNNNNNNNNNNNNNNNNNNNNNNNNNNNNNNNNNNNNNNNNNNNNNNNNNNNNNNNNNNNNNNNNNNNNNNNNNNNNNNNNNNNNNNNNNNNNNNNNNNNNNNNNNNNNNNNNNNNNNNNNNNNNNNNNNNNNNNNNNNNNNNNNNNNNNNNNNNNNNNNNNNNNNNNNNNNNNNNNNNNNNNNNNNNNNNNNNNNNNNNNNNNNNNNNNNNNNNNNNNNNNNNNNNNNNNNNNNNNNNNNNNNNNNNNNNNNNNNNNNNNNNNNNNNNNNNNNNNNNNNNNNNNNNNNNNNNNNNNNNNNNNNNNNNNNNNNNNNNNNNNNNNNNNNNNNNNNNNNNNNNNNNNNNNNNNNNNNNNNNNNNNNNNNNNNNNNNNNNNNNNNNNNNNNNNNNNNNNNNNNNNNNNNNNNNNNNNNNNNNNNNNNNNNNNNNNNNNNNNNNNNNNNNNNNNNNNNNNNNNNNNNNNNNNNNNNNNNNNNNNNNNNNNNNNNNNNNNNNNNNNNNNNNNNNNNNNNNNNNNNNNNNNtttttttttgcttctttatcaatgATCaagtgttcgaagatgtgtgaaTTGATATTCATGTCTTCTattcagtttcattggtcctcctgtctgttcttatgccagtaccaggctgttttcagtactgtagctctgtagtagagtttgaagtcaaggactatgatgcctccagaagttcttttattatcctgggttttttgcttttccatatgaagttgagtactgttcttttgacgTCTTTGAAGAgtttttctggaattttgatgggcattgcattgaatatgtagattgcttttggtaagattgccatttttactatgttaattctgcctacccaagagcatgggagatctttccactttctggtgtcttcttcaatttctttcttcaaagatttaaagttcttgtcacgcaagtcttccacttgtttggttagagttactctgagatattttatgctatttgtggctattgtgaagggtgttattctctggtttcttcctcagcccttttatcatctctGTACAGAAGGGCTacggatttttttttgagttaatcttgtatcagatcttcttttaagaaataaaacactgtaGATACAAGCTGAGCTTGGTGgcatatgcttataatcccagcatttgggaagctgaagtaggaggattgtgagtttgaggccagcctaggctacatattgagacccagTCTAGAGTAAGGTAGGGTGGGGTTGGGGGCTCTATAGTACAGCTGTGTATTTTGTTGGTCCTTGTCTTGCtcacattccttttttttctccccaaggtGAGGTAAATATCATggtaaattaattattaattatgcacatgtttggttttatatattacgcatacacatgtgtgcatatgtgtgtttggttcatttttttaaattactgattaAAAGTAATACCTGATGGTTAATTGTGTTAATATCTGAAAAGTACTTAGCTGTCTTCCTATTGATAATCATGTAGGTTACTCCATGGTTTTCATTAGACTATTCAGTTCTTCTTCAAAGTACTTTTGAGTGTAATCTGGCAGTATCTGGTAGAGGAATATACCATGTCCTCGAATGACAGAAGGACTAGGAAGCGAAAGGGCAAACTCTCCCTGAAGTCAAATCCATGAGGGCCTTGCCTTCGTAACTGATACTACCACAGTGAGGACTAAGTCCCAACACATGAGATTTGGGGGCATTCAGACCATAGGACTCACTCCTCAATTTCATGGACATCCTTggtttcttcctcagcctctttaTGTTTTTTATCATTTAGTATAAACTTTGTTACCTCTCACTTGTAATAATACTTTTGTTGataatttcactttatttttttctttgtacttaaTCAGATCTCCAAATGGACTGCTGTAACCCATTTCTTATAAACTAATTATGCTGTGTATTTAATTGTCAAACCATActtattctttttgttatttgtagcTGCTTGTCCTGGTAAAGAAATTTTCTCTTGTTACCCTCAGCACCTTTGCTGATAGAAGTTTAGACCCATAAGAACAGGGACTTTGTTCTATTTGCTGCTTGTCTAGAGGAGTCTGACACACTGAAGACActcaatatttattgaatttatgcctgttaaataaatatattcgTGTAACTCAGCCTGAGTAATCTAAGAAATCTAAGAGGTAGCAGAAAGTAATTCAAGCTGAGCAAAAATGCATGCAGGAAGATCAGTTGGAACATGGCtactgcatttaaaaaataagttaaaagcaGAGCCAGGTGAAGTAGTGATAATGGGATGAAGCTGAAGGTAGTTAGAGACAGCAGCTGAGTTCAAAATAATTGGATATAGGGTCTGAGTTCATGAAAGCTGAACAAAGATAActttcagaggagaaaataaaagaaattgtagACATGTTGAAATTGAGATATTTGAGACAAATTTAAGAGTTAAGATTCTGGTTCTGGCATTTACTTAaacctatatttatttatttccctaaTCATCAGCTTGCCCTCCTGTCCTTGTGTGTTTAGAACATCATTTCTGGGCTGTGGTGCTCTACTCTGTCAAACCAGTCAGTCTTGTTTCTTTGTTGGATCCTCTTCTCATGTGTCCCTTGTGTTACGGTTCTTCACAGAGTTCGTTCTTGCTTTCTTTGGTACTTTCTCTGGAgtgtcacaaagcaaatctcagcaaaataggaaaattgaaataatagcTTGTATTTTATCTGATTACAATGATTAAAGctagaaatcagcacctagagaAACTATGAAATACACAGACCCATGCATATTAAACAATAACACACTCTAAAATGATAACTGGGTCATTGAAGAAACtaagaagaatttttttgtttgttttttgggttttttttttgttgttgttgttgttttttgtttttgttttttttttttttttttgaggcaggatctctctgtgtaaccctggctgtcctggatctcacaaagacctacctgtctctgcctccggaatgttgggattaaaggtgtgcatcactgcccaacaagaaggaaaattttttaatagagttaaatgaaaatataatacacAAGATATAATGAAAGGAGTCCTAAGAGGGACATTGATAGCTTTCTGAAATATGATTTGTGGTGACCCATACatagaattttccttttaaaatgttcttaatttTCTGCACATTTGTGTTTGGAAGTAAATGAATTACAGAATACAGTGGGCTGAAGAGAAGTTGTCAGGATAGTGGGAAAGCTCGGTGACATTAAAGCCCTGAAATGCTCTTTTAGTTACCCATAACATAAGCAGAGACTGGGCTAGGGGCATCCAGAGTGCTTGCTCAGCATTCAtaaaagccctgggttctaatcccagcatttcctCCCCCGAAGATATTTAGAGAGTGCACACAAGATTTAAAAGTCATCTGTGAGGTTGTTTTTTACTAATCTAGCTCACAACACCTTGGACCATGCATTTAAGGAAGATTTTTAAATCTTAAGTTCAAACTTTTATCTGCTGTTCTTTTGATACAAATagttacagacagacacacacacatttcacattTGGAAACCATAAAGACtgtactaaataaatattccGTATATATGTTGTTTATCATTGATGGCTGATTTGACTGTTTTAATGGTAAAACAAATTTAAGACTGTCACTTAAAATCTGTTTGAAGCCTCCCCACAATAtgccattttctttgttgttgttgaatatgtttttaaatatataatttatttttattttatgttcatttgtgttttgcctgtgtgtatgtctgtttgatGGTGTCAGAactctagaactagagttacagacagttgtgagttgccatgtgggtgctggaaattgaacccgggtcctctggaagtgcagccggTGCTCTataaactactgagccatctctcgagcccctcattttctttatttttatttaccacAAGTGATAGGAATAGTTGAGGTCACAGGTACTAAATTTAGAATTTGAAATTGTTAAGTAACATCTGGCAGACTTACATGAAAGTAAATGGttatcatcttttattttttaggtttccGGATTGTGATGAGCCATATCCCCGACTTGTGGATTTGAATTTAGTTGGAGATCCAACTGAAGGTGCCCCAGTTGCAGTACAGAGGGATTATGGTTTTTGGTGTCCCCGAGAGTTGAAAATTGATCCTGATCTTGGCTATTCCTTTTTGCACGTGCGAGACTGTTCACCACCATGTCCCAATATGTACTTCAGGAGAGAAGAGCTGTCATTTGCTCGCTATTTCATAGGACTGATTTCAATCATTTGCCTCTCTGCCACCTTGTTTACTTTTTTAACCTTTTTGATTGATGTCACGAGATTCCGTTACCCTGAAAGACCTATCATATTTTATGCGGTCTGCTACATGATGGTGTCGTTAATTTTCTTTATTGGCTTTTTGCTTGAGGACCGAGTAGCCTGCAACGCATCTAGCCCTGCACAGTATAaggcttccacagtgacacaagGATCTCACAATAAAGCCTGTACCATGCTTTTTATGGTACTCTATTTTTTCACTATGGCTGGCAGTGTATGGTGGGTAATTCTTACCATCACATGGTTTTTAGCAGCTGTGCCAAAGTGGGGTAGTGAAGCTATTGAGAAGAAAGCATTGCTATTTCATGCCAGTGCCTGGGGCATCCCTGGAACTCTAACTATCATCCTCTTAGCGATGAATAAAATTGAAGGTGACAATATTAGTGGCGTGTGTTTTGTCGGCCTCTACGATGTTGATGCGTTAAGATATTTTGTTCTCGCTCCCCTCTGCCTGTATGTGGTAGTTGGGGTTTCTCTCCTCTTAGCCGGCATTATATCCCTAAACAGAGTTCGGATTGAGATCCcattagaaaaggaaaaccaagatAAATTAGTGAAATTCATGATCCGGATTGGTGTTTTCAGCATTCTTTACCTTGTACCACTCTTGGTTGTAATTGGATGTTACTTTTACGAGCAAGCTTACCGTGGCATCTGGGAAACAACGTGGATACAGGAACGCTGCAGAGAATATCATATTCCGTGTCCGTACCAGGTAAGGGAACCCTTGTTATAATTCTCAGAATGTGTGATAGTGAAAAGAGGATTGCTAAAAATAAGCAgatctgttgttttctttccaatTCTCTTAAGCATGTACATTAAAGTTTTAAAGTGAAGGCAGTAAGTATATTATAATAAATCTATAACATATATTTGCATAGACATTCATTTTAGAAGATGATTTACATTTCTATACTATGATCTTAAAACAACTTATTTCCATAGAATGTTTATTGGTTCTTTGAAAGTCAAGGTTTATAGGGGAGAAAACTGTTTCAGCTCTGACGGAAGGGTCCTATTTTCTGTGGAAATTTCACTGGTCATCAGATTAGTAAGAATTTGAACAGTTTTGCAGAAAAAGCAGAATTCAGTTAATAAACTCCCTtgggattattttttcttgtttgtattcAGAATATTTTGTAATGTACTTTTGAATTTGAAGAGTCATAGAATCAGAATTTTTGATCTAGAAAGAAGTTTAAAGATGATTTATTTGGATTCTGTCCATGaattaaattttcatatgtttgttttgtttgaatatttGAAATACTTAATGACTTGCCCATGTTTGGTGTGTGACCAGCTGGTATTTAGTCTTGGCGAGTAACTGAGAACAGCTCAGAGGACCCCATCCTCTAGATGGTGCCCaatcttcttccttttaaaagtcttctttttcttttctaattttttaaggtttatttatttaattttatgtgtatttgccAGAGTATATTTATGTACACCACTTGTTTGCCTGGTGCCAGTGGAGTTCAGAAAACGGTGTCGGGTTCTCTGGAACGGGGtgtatggatggttgtgagcagtcatgtAGGAGAGCAGTGAGTGTTCTCGCTCAGCCCCTCAAAAGGCATTTTCTGAAGTGTTCTGACGTTGCATCTGTCTTCCCCGTGCACCCGTCACCTCACTGCTCCCCGACCTGTGGTCTCAGACCTCTAAACTATTGAAGCTCTCACATTTCAGACCAGAGGGCTTGGGTTCATGTAGCTTTCCTTCCTACTAGCCAGTGAACTCTTTGAGAGCAAGAgcttttcttttactgaaaatagattctattTCCATACCATATATCCTGGTTAaggtttctcctccctctactcttctcagttcctcccttctctttggatctgctctctttctgcctctcattagaaaagaacaggcttttaAGAGATAACACTCAAACATGACagaatataataagataaagcaaaaactatcaaATTGAAGATGGACATGGAAAtctaacaggaagaaaagaatcccAGGAGCAGGcaccaagaatcagagacccactcgttCTTACACTGAGAAGTCCCATAAAATACTAATAGTTAGTAGCTATaatatgtatgcagaggacctggtgcagacccatgtagaccctgtgcttgctgcttcagtctctgtgtgctCATAAGCACTTTGCTTACTTGCTCCAGAGGGCCTtgttctggtgtcctccattctctctgtctcttacaatctttctacctcttccttgtgattccctgagctctgggagaCAGGAAATTTGATGGAGACTGCCAATTTAGACTTCCTCTCTTtctacataatgtctggctgtgtctctgcatctgttcccatctacTGCCGGTAGAtatctctctgatgatgacttaataaggcactgatctatgagtataacagaatatcattacgaatcgttttattgattcttttagatcagtagtgtttggtttcaccctaggtctctgggctatctagtgtCTGCTTCTTGGTTATTCACGCTGTGTTGGGTATGTAATCCTTCTTGTGGCGTGGGCCTTAAGTCGAATCAGACATTGGCTGGCTACTTCcacatgttttgttttagcaTATTTTGCAGTCAGTATAGATTGTAGattttgtgactgggttgatgTCCatgtttctctcttcattttttcttaccACACTAAAGAGACTAGAACATAGACTCCATGTAGGCATCAACTCAACCACTCCATGTTCAGTGATTtgtgttgttactgtttttaatagaattgctttgagtttctctcttttaagttgatgttggctacgGACTTGTTGTAAATTGCCTTTTAAGTTTAGGTATTCCCGTTGTATCCCTAGTCCTAtcccaggacttttatcatgaaagcatgttggattttgtcaaaggccttctCTGCATCTAAATGTTATCTGTCAGGTCTCTTAAGCACTGTTAAAGCATTTCCTTTGTTCATGTATCTTTTCTTCCTATTAGACAATGAACTGTTTAAGAgaaagaacttttttaaaaaaaatttttttgaaagcaTATTCTATAAGTAAATGTAAGTAAgcacagaaataaagaagaaagggtgtCTTAGAGAAATAATAACAGCAGTGCTAGGGTGAGGATAAGATTAGCATACAGTGCTCAAGAGTACACAGTGACATTTGACAGTTTCCTGTTTTCTTGtggtttaatgttttaaaatcaacCATTGTCCATTCACCAGCCATAAAACAACATATAATTGAGTACTAGGTAATATAGGGAAGCAATTGATAAGAGTCAACCAcgtcttttatttacttttcggTCTGAAAATTATATTAGGAGTTTTTAGTAAGCAAGTCTGATGAGAAATTCAATA
This genomic window contains:
- the Fzd3 gene encoding frizzled-3 isoform X2, translating into MAMSWVVFYLWLLTVFVGHIGGHSLFSCEPITLRMCQDLPYNTTFMPNLLNHYDQQTAALAMEPFHPMVNLDCSRDFRPFLCALYAPICMEYGHVTLPCRRLCQRAYSECSKLMEMFGVPWPEDMECSRFPDCDEPYPRLVDLNLVGDPTEGAPVAVQRDYGFWCPRELKIDPDLGYSFLHVRDCSPPCPNMYFRREELSFARYFIGLISIICLSATLFTFLTFLIDVTRFRYPERPIIFYAVCYMMVSLIFFIGFLLEDRVACNASSPAQYKASTVTQGSHNKACTMLFMVLYFFTMAGSVWWVILTITWFLAAVPKWGSEAIEKKALLFHASAWGIPGTLTIILLAMNKIEGDNISGVCFVGLYDVDALRYFVLAPLCLYVVVGVSLLLAGIISLNRVRIEIPLEKENQDKLVKFMIRIGVFSILYLVPLLVVIGCYFYEQAYRGIWETTWIQERCREYHIPCPYQVTQMSRPDLILFLMKYLMALIVGIPSIFWVGSKKTCFEWASFFHGRRKKEIVNESRQVLQEPDFAQSLLRDPNTPIIRKSRGTSTQGTSTHASSTQLAMVDDQRSKAGSVHSKVSSYHGSLHRSRDGRALHMVHSLQLPRSGGETTSRQHVPPDGSLQAQQLSSAQRAISTQQHPRPQ
- the Fzd3 gene encoding frizzled-3 isoform X1, with the protein product MAMSWVVFYLWLLTVFVGHIGGHSLFSCEPITLRMCQDLPYNTTFMPNLLNHYDQQTAALAMEPFHPMVNLDCSRDFRPFLCALYAPICMEYGHVTLPCRRLCQRAYSECSKLMEMFGVPWPEDMECSRFPDCDEPYPRLVDLNLVGDPTEGAPVAVQRDYGFWCPRELKIDPDLGYSFLHVRDCSPPCPNMYFRREELSFARYFIGLISIICLSATLFTFLTFLIDVTRFRYPERPIIFYAVCYMMVSLIFFIGFLLEDRVACNASSPAQYKASTVTQGSHNKACTMLFMVLYFFTMAGSVWWVILTITWFLAAVPKWGSEAIEKKALLFHASAWGIPGTLTIILLAMNKIEGDNISGVCFVGLYDVDALRYFVLAPLCLYVVVGVSLLLAGIISLNRVRIEIPLEKENQDKLVKFMIRIGVFSILYLVPLLVVIGCYFYEQAYRGIWETTWIQERCREYHIPCPYQVTQMSRPDLILFLMKYLMALIVGIPSIFWVGSKKTCFEWASFFHGRRKKEIVNESRQVLQEPDFAQSLLRDPNTPIIRKSRGTSTQGTSTHASSTQLAMVDDQRSKAGSVHSKVSSYHGSLHRSRDGRYTPCSYRGVEERLPHGSMSRLTDHSRHSSSHRLNEQSRHSSTRDLSNNPLTHITHGTSMNRVIEEDGTSA